From Salmo salar chromosome ssa09, Ssal_v3.1, whole genome shotgun sequence:
tgctttctgaaggcactgtatggccAGTGATATCAACGGGGAAAAGCAGAGGGAGCCACCCATCCCATGAGTGAATGTCATTCCAGTGCACTGCACTGCTTGCTATTATTTCTATCAGATGGTGTTTGTTTgcatgtttaggtaaaaagacaaatAATGTCCTGTTTGGAACACTGGGCAGATTCGATTATGCTGAGTACCGGTCTGTGGCCCGTGACGTGCAAAAGCGGTGAGGGAGGAGGGCCCTTCTCAATTGGAACAGTAATCTGCACCACtcggtcatgttgtcaacaaggcagcatggtgctTCATTCAGAAACATACATCTTTTCTCCCATCAAATATAGGTTCAAGTTTTCATTAGGAAGGTAGATATAGcgtttttatcaaaagcaatcacttttgcatgtgaaaacacagatTCCTACTCATTACTCCACGTACTTAACCATCGGCCACGAGCGGGGCACCTGGCTCACGCCTGGGAGGAAGCCTGGTTCCAAAACTAATGCAATCGCTTTTCGCCTTCGACCAGGGAAACCCGGGCCAGATAATCGAATCCCCTCCATGTTGGACAGTTTTACTGTACGTGTTGTAGACAGCCAAATGACAAATGGAGCCATACGGTCTCAGTCAGAGTGAATCTGTGGTAGATGCCTGCAGGCAGAGTGATCAGGTCTCCCTTGGTCATAGCGATGCGGATCCAGCGGTCCTCCCTGTCCCTCACGTCAAAATAggccctgccatccaggatgtaGCGGATCTCATCATCCAGGTGGAGGTGCTCCTCAAAAAACATCTTCAGCTTGGGACAAGAGTACACAAATGGCAGGACACTTTTAATTAACGTGCTTTTATAAAGTGTATCATTATAACAAGTCTAATATTGGCATACAGAATAACAAGTGAAACAATTGTAATCTGACTCTGAGCACCCTCAAATGTGTTCTTGTCACTGTACGGAGGTATTACCTTGTCCTCGTAGTTAGGTAGTTTGTCCTTGTCAATAGTGATGATGTCGGAGTAGGAGTAGCCTCTGTCTTTACGGATCTTTTCCAGCGCAGGGTCTGTTTCATAAATATCAGCATCTAACTGGAAGACATGGACAGTACAGAATCAACCAGTCTGTCTCTAGTCTCATAAAATTTTATGAATTTCAAAACTTTTATTTTATGAATTCCATTTttttgtggctaacattagctaggctacgAGTTAGgtcaaatggttaaggttagcttacatgctaagtagttgcaaattaGCTAAAACGCTAAAGCTGTCGGTGATGAGATTctaacacgcaacctttggattgctagaTAATCGCGTTATAAGCCAACCCATCCACCTTATTTTCATTTTGGCTGAAGTAACCCGTTTTATGTAACTATACCAAACGTAAAATATACAAATTTGAACATCCCGGAATaactactatgttacgtctagtctatgagaccaggctggcgaCTCAGACGCTACTGTTATGCAATCCAATTCAGTCACATTTATTTGTGTACAATTGCGTTCACAGACGTGTATGCCAGTAAATAACGAAGTAGATAACGTAGCAAGCTAAACGTTGACAACTTTTTCTTGATAGCTGAAGTTATCAAGTTGTTATCCCGCCTTGCtcgctagttagctaactacCTTCCAGTAGAAAACCCCAATATTTTCTAACTCCTTCAAAGACACAGGTTCGTTTGGGTTTAGTttatgtggcatcctatgatcttcgtcagaatcgTCCATGAACCAAGCCTCAATCGACGTCATGGTATGGCACTGAATAAATGTTAAAACAAAGATAAATCTTCTTATTATTCTTGTTCTTCTATGATGTAATGGCGGTCCGTTAACGTTAAACGTTTAAACGCAAACGTTAAAGTTGCATtctgccacctactgtgctggagtgtgtggtCAATGACGGTTTACAACATTAGCTCCACATTTCTAAATCCtgctacctaactcagtacttctgagaaaataaaaataaataccccTACTAGCTTCTAATAGATCCCATCCCTAAAGAGAActgtgtaggtagctagctaagtaagtaaGATCATGCACGTGATAAAAACACAAACGATGACGTCGCTTTGGAATGGTAATGAGGAAacgttcaaaataaaagtccgcATTTCAACTCATTGCAATGTCAATAACTAATTCAACATGATTTCAGTAGTCTGTTAGAGCAGTGATTGAGGAGGGACAACCTGAGGGGTACTTGAACCAGCaacccttgactttgttgtcaaaGATCCCTACTTTCAATTACCTCATCAGAACATTGGAACAAAAGTGGGAGCACTTGTATTGAATATCCCGCTGAATATCCCATTACAAATAAATCAGTAGTAGGCTACCATAAGAGGATTAATTCACTTAAAGGTCCAATGAGgcgttttttttttatctgaatatcaaatcatttctgggtaacaattaagtgccTTATTGTGATTgctttcaattaaaattgtaaaaaaaaataatatatatatatatatatatataatatatatatatatatatatatatatatatatatatatatatatatatatatatatatatatatatatataaaaagcttctttgcaaagagcaatttctcaagcaagaattttgtcagaactgtctgggagtggtcagaGTGTGGAGAGGAAAACTGAAAacaagctgttattggcagagaggtttgggactctttcttattggtctattaacctaTTTACGCATGGTTATGTCAACATTGAAAGACCAAAGCTCTTTTCACATGATGGGAATACAcatatgcatatgttggtcacagatacattaaaaaaaaagaaaatcagtcagtatctggtgtgaccaccatttgcctcatgcagcgcgacacatctccttcgcatagagttgattgtggcctgtggaatgtttgctcacaccccttcaatggctgtgcgatgttgctggatattggcgggatctggaacacgctgtcgtacacgtcgacccagagcatcccaaacatgctcagtgggtaacgggtgagtatgcaggccatggaag
This genomic window contains:
- the adi1 gene encoding acireductone dioxygenase isoform X1: MTSIEAWFMDDSDEDHRMPHKLNPNEPVSLKELENIGVFYWKLDADIYETDPALEKIRKDRGYSYSDIITIDKDKLPNYEDKLKMFFEEHLHLDDEIRYILDGRAYFDVRDREDRWIRIAMTKGDLITLPAGIYHRFTLTETVWLHLSFGCLQHNYTQAMRLFVGEPVWKAYNRPADEFDIRQKYVSALQCA
- the adi1 gene encoding acireductone dioxygenase; translation: MTSIEAWFMDDSDEDHRMPHKLNPNEPVSLKELENIGVFYWKLDADIYETDPALEKIRKDRGYSYSDIITIDKDKLPNYEDKLKMFFEEHLHLDDEIRYILDGRAYFDVRDREDRWIRIAMTKGDLITLPAGIYHRFTLTETNYTQAMRLFVGEPVWKAYNRPADEFDIRQKYVSALQCA